TAAACGTGCCCAAATCACTCGAGCAAGAATAGAGACAATTTGTGAGTTACAGAAGGTACCTACCTCAGTACTAGGCACTTTACGTGAATATTAGCAAACAATTAATGTAAAGAGGAGAAACGATAATATTATGTGAAATCTGGCTAAAAACTGGTGACACTGCTAAACACCTGGCGAGACATAGGCACTGACAAACATCTAACAGAACGCAAGCACTGACAAACATCGACTTCTCTGCGCCTCTACCAAAACAAACCCAGGGCAAAAGTTCCGTAAAGCGTGGTTTGTTTATAACAGGAGCGTTTGTAACTCTCGTCAACTGCAAAGTCTTCTTAAACCTCCCCCCTTACGACCTTCTATTTCACAGCGTATTCCACATTATTTCCATACTGATATCTCGACCTAGCCTCTTCGCACTCCCAATGCATATCTATTTCATATATACGCACTCATAATCGACTCTTCGTTCCAGAGTTATCATCAACTGCTACCATGATCAATCCCCGGGGCGACAGGAGTCCGTCCCCCGGAGGAGACAGACATAGATAAACCGTCGCTCAACGAGATGATATATACCAACTCTGTGCGAACTTTCACGCCGTCCGACGAGAATTTCTACGAGACGTTATCGACATTCTACGACTTATAGAATTTGAGAGACCATTTGAAGCGTCGCCATGTCAACAAGACTTATGAATACGAAGCTGGGTTTCCGACTTCGTTTCCAAGATAATAAATGCTCTAGACAAGCATATCGTGGACATTGACGTAAATGCGtccgagattgaagaagaagagtgcAAGAGAAGCTTTGCTGCTCGTACTGGACTCTCGAGTCACTGACTAGGAGAAGGTTGCAGAATAATCCAGTCTAATCACATTCAGGGATGGTACAAAGGCTAGGAGTGTGCGATTGCGGATGAGAATCCACCGTTCGACTTGCCTATACCCGAAGTCACGAAGTTTGGTATATTGTCACTGATCAAAACGCATTACTCGAAATGTCATGAGTCGCCTGAAAGATTTTTGAACGAGGAATGGTCGAACTCGACTTTAAGTCGACAATCAACTCGCTCCCCATGCTTCGGTGATGGCAGCCCCCCTATTATGCTCTGGGATGATATCGAAAGCCGCGTGTCACTTGGCCACCgagagatgcttgagaaagTGTTCTCCATCTTCGCATTCTAACTACCTCGAAGGTTCATAGAGACACGTCCGCAGCTTCTACATATGCAAGCGTCCTTCAAACACTGCGAGCGCTCAGCAAGCTATTTAGGAAAGGCGCTAACATGCCATACCATTGACCATACTCAACTGGAGTCCGTTTCGACAGCTGAACCTATCAGTAATGTATCGGAAATATCACGAAggcttcttcaacaagagtgactcaacaagagctttgaGGCGTTTGCGAACAATACCCGGCTACCGCGATCCTGGGGATCCAGATTCTGACAGTGACGTGGAGGCACCCGGCGactttgagcttgtcaaccAGCCCGTGAAAAAGCATACTAGGCGAGCTCGTTCACTTACAGCCCCCAGGCGAGTCTTTCAGGGTGGAACAGCTGAGTTTCTGGCCGTCTTATTTCTCGTATTGTGTCTCAGCCCGGTTCTGCGGAGTATACAAACTTACACGATGCAAGCGGATTGTGAGACAGTGAATACGCTCTAATAACCCACAACTTTATCAACGGATTCAAAAAAGATGGACTTCAGCCTCATTGAGCAACAGTACCGGAGTGAATGGATGTGAGTGTCATGCCATTTTCGCCTTTAGAGCTTTGCTAACCTGAACACAGAACTCGGAATGATGCAGTCGATACCTTCTTTCGATGAGATTGCGAACTTTCGATTTTTTCCACGTTTACTTACTCCAAATGCCAAATAGTCAAGGAAATATACTTTCAGAAACATCACCGAGACGTATGCAGAGGCCGGTGTCGGTGGTGTGAAGAGAATGGGTTACGATGCAGAGCGACCGCTCTCAGCAAGAAATGTCTGTATGACCTATCTAGATACGAGCGAACAATTAATCGGCGGTAACTCCATTGGCACAGCACAATTAACTCTTCTTGAGTGCAGAATGAATGTATGAGAAACGGGTTTTGGAGGGGGTCTCGTGTGGAGGCTACAAGATATGAGAAGAAACGAATGAAGCATTTACATTGAGTTCCGCTTTCGATTGATTTAAATGAACTGaattatttcgtctcttatggtAATTTTAGTGACTAGGTTTTCTGGTCTCTCAAGGACCGGAGAGACTGCAAGTTCTTTGCTCTTGCAAGTGGTCTCTCAAGTGAGTAGGTGGTAaaaaagttgacctcctaagccttaCGGTATAAGAATAAGTAGTCTGATAAGCCTAGTCTAAACAGAATAAGCTGACatactaattttgtctcttatgctgTAAGGGGCCAATCTTTCTGACACCCTGATGCCTCTTACACGATTCCTCAATATTTACTACCCAGTACTGTCTCTTATTCTGTTACATATGACCAAGGGTAGCGGGAAATATGAGATCACCCTAGTTCTTATTATGCCCAAGTAACTCGGTTTGCAGCAGCTCTATCCTCTAGAATCGGAAGTGTCATCCTTATTGTTGTGTGTCTTTGAATGTTCTGAGTCCCATCTTAAATCACATTTGCAAACACTACaagcacatacgaccatacctatcagagaactcgggatcccgtccgctctcccatagataagctggtaaggggcggattagcagttgggtcggtgacgaccagcgaatccccgctgttgtatgtttttgtttttttactgCTCTGTTATATTTTCTTATAGTGCGCAGATACGAAGCCTGTAACTGGATGTGGTGCATTAGAAGCAGAAGGCAGGACCTGCGAGCGTTCTGTTGAGTGCGAAACAGGTCTTATGCCTTCCGAGTTGCTTCCATCAGCGTAGATTTACAGTTCCTCGTATTTGGCAGTATCCTTCCCAGGGACATCAAGTGCTTTCTCACAGTAGGCTTGTTGAAAAGCCAGCATGAAAACCAATCCATGCAAGACCCAATCGATCTGCTGTCAAATCAAGGTTCATTCGCTTCGTAACCTCTAAAGTGCTAGATCTATCCTCTCGGCCCTCGGCGCTGCAAAAAGtcgagctccttcttctccttaCCAGcaaccttcttcctcttcctctcaaTCGCCCTGTCAACTTGTCCCTTGCTCATGCCCTCGTATCTGTTCACAAgcagctgcttcttctgctcgcTCCTCTTCAGGTAGAATGGCGTCTTGCCCTGCGCCACAAgctccttttccttcttgcgGTGCTCCTTGAGCAggttctcctcctcctgtcTGCGCACATTGGCCTTCTTGCGAGACTCCATGGACTGCAGTTGGCGCTTAAGgttctccttctcgtcaaagttcttggtctttttgatCTGCACGCGCAGGTCGGCCATCTCCTTGTCGCGGTACTCGTCCAGGAAGGCGTAGGCTTTGCTGGCCTTTTCTTCGTCGACACGGCCGACTAAGGGGTCGAAGCGTGGATCACGGTATTGGCGTTTGTTTTCTGGGATGATCTCGCGACGACGGGATACGGGCTTTTTGGAGGTTTGTTCTTGGGGTGCGTGTTTAGATGACCGTTTGGGCTTGGGGTCGTCCTTTGATCTGGTGGGTTTTCTGggtgctggtgtttctgtctttgggGTGTCTTCGTCGGTAGATTTCTTATTTTTTGACTTGCGTCCTGAGGGTAGCGATGCTTGCGCTTTTGCGAGGGCACCGAATGAGACAGATGAGAGGTCTATCTTGGGTTCGTTCTGCTCGGGCTATCTTTAGTTAGAAACAATTGTCAAACGCAAGAGCAAAAGTCTCACCTCGGACTCATCTTCTGAGCCGTCTTCAgattcttggtcttcttcatcttcgtcttcgtcttcgtcatcagagTCGCCTCGGAtaccctcttcctcaacctcatcgtcgtcatcttcctcacttGAGGAGTTCTGGCTCtcaggctcctcctcccattCATCCTCTCTTCTAGGTCGCACTCTTCTTTCGAGTCCTAATGAGGACGACGGTTTTCGCTTAATGACCATTTTGTGATGCTGTGTAAAGTGAGATAAAAACACTCTTGGACGTGGTTGTGATGCGACGCTGTGATGCGACGGGAACTTTTTTTTATCCAAAGCTTCGATAAGCCCCACACATGCTTATCGTAGAGCCTCGCTAAGTGTCCATCAGGGGATCTAGCAAAAAGACTGGCCTTTCGAGGCTCGgtgtataaaaataaatgatCTGAGAGTGGGCTACAaaacagcataaactgaTTCATTCATTTTGGCGCCTATGCTGTTAGCAGCCAGGTTTTCTCATACTCCGAGGCCTGGCTGCTAAAAAGTACACCCAGCAAGAAACGAAACTGCTGCCGAGTCAGGCATGCCATTTTAGACTACATCCTTGCCTTGGATCGTTTATTTTTTGTCTCTCAGAGATTAGACATCCCAATCTCCATGTGGCGCGCATTTCGGAATCTGGTGTCGAGAATCTCGCAAGCTACACTttcacaaccaccaccaccactacctTCACGACATGCCTTTATTGTTCGCAAAGCCACAGCAATGACAGGATACGTGCATTCAGGTGTGTCCAAGGCGGCGTCGAGGTCAACGAATATACCCGGTCTCACACTGGCGCAATCAGGCGCACCCGAGAATGCGCCCAGGGGCCCCAAGAACGGGCAAGCAGACTCTCAGCAGAAGTATGTCCTTCAGCATCCATTGGCCTCTTCATTGGTACTCACAATTGTAAAGCGTTCGTAAGGGTATTAAAAGGAAGGGAAAGAGGCATCCTCCCGAACCGCGAAAACCCCGTTCCGAATCCCCTCCAAAAGTCCCCAGCAAAGGTTCTGGAGGTGTCCCAGAACCTACGCCTGAATACCTGGCTCAAGCAAGTCTCGCACCAGAACGTCTGTCTCAACCGCGCCGTATACTTGTCGTCATCGACTTGAACGGCACTCTTCTCCACCGGCCCAACAAGAAGCGTCCCTTCAACTTCACCGAGCGACCTCATGCGACGGCATTTCTAAACTACTGTATCGAAACCTTCCATGTTGCTATTTGGTCCTCAGCTCGTCCTGAGAACGTTGAGAGGATGGTAGAGAAGCTCCTCGCACCCGAACAGCGAGAGCAATGTCTCGTTACTTGGGGGCGTGATTCTTTTAATCTGTCGCCAGAAGACTTCAATTCAAAAGTCCAAGTCTACAAGCGTCTCACAAAGATTTGGACTGATCCAAGAGTGATGGCCGCTCACCCTCGAGCCTCTGAGGGTGGTGTATGGGACCAGACCAATACGATTCTCGTCGACGACTCGTTCGAAAAGGGCCGCAGCGAGCCTTTCAACACCCTCACGCTTCCTGAATTCGACGGATTGGCAGGAGAAATCCCAAACGTCTTGCCCCAGGTACACGACTACATCAACGAACTCTCCTACCAAGCAGATATCAGTCGCTTTGTACGACGGTCACCATTCAAGCTTAATCCAAATTATGTCCTGCCGGAATAGCTAGTGGACTAAGGAGTTCGCAAAAGTTTGTAGAATTAGAAGGCCTTCTTCATAGATACCCAACTCACGTCCTTACAGCAAGATAAACACTAcagttgttgttttggaacatcttttttttcattCTGGTATGGAAATATCGGTGTTTTTGCCTACCTAGAATGTGACCTTGTCCGTAAAATCTAGTGCCCGAAATCATGGAGCACCTTGATGGGAACGTTTTAGTTATGGTTTTTtccagcttcatcaactgcaCGCGAGGGGAGCACGACGCGTTGGCATAACAGTACAGTCACCCGAGGCATCAAACACCATAGGAACAAAGTTTATAATACGCAAGAATTGTCTATGTAAAACAGACACATTTTGTTCTCTTTTGGACTACCATAGGGAATCTGCCAGCTAGCAGGGCCTTCATGAGGCATAGAATATCATAAACTCATTTACCCCCCCAACCATTTAACCATAAtccattatcatcatcgctcttaattttcttttccttttccttttgttttgtttacTTGAAGACCTTACCGTCGGCAAGCTTGTACACCTTGCCGTTGACGGTGATGTCCTTCTCCCAGCCCCAGGCATCCTCGACGAACTGTCGGTCCTCAGGCTTGGAGGGGTCGAGCTTGACGAACTCGTAGCTCTCCCAGTCGGGGGCGACGTCGAAAGCGGGAACGTGCTCCTGACCTCGGATGACGAAAGCACCCTGGATGACAGAGTCGTTGTTCTCGCCGTAGACGGCAGCACATCCGAAGATGTACTTGCGGGAACCCTCGAGACGGTTGTTGAAACCACCGATCAGGTTGTTGGACATGAAGGTGAGGGTGAGCTCCTCGTTGTACTTGTAGTCAACCTTCCAGATCGACCACTCCTCGAAGTTGAAGTTATCCCAGAAGTACTTCATGGCCTCGTTGTGgtccttgatgttggagtACTGGCGCTTCCACTCATCGAGAGGGAAAGAGGGGCGGCCGAGAGCCTCGAGAGGgtgcttggccttgggggCAGCAGGGGCCTCGTCAGCAGCGGGGGCCTCAGCAGgagcggcagcggcagcgggagcgggagcggcctccttcttggcttccttcttggcctccttcttAGCCTCCTTCTTAGGCTGGTCGGCCTTCTTGGGGGGGTTGGTCAGAGTAACGgtctcgaggagctcgaccTTCTCAGCAACCTCAGAGAAGATGGGCTGGCTGCGGACAGTGTCGAACCATCGGGTGACGGCAGGGTGCTCCGCGCGCCAGTGCTTGTCAAAGAAGTACTGGAAGCCACGGgtggcaatggcagcagcgaaGAGATCAGCGAGGGTGATGCGCTCGCTGACGAGGAAGGTGTTGTGAAGGAGGTACTCCTCAACAACGGCGAAGTTCTTCTCGGtagccttgatggcctcgtcAACAGTCTTCTTATTGTAGGGAGAGTCGCCCTTGAGGGGGCTGAACCAAGCAATGAGGTTAGGGAGGACCTcagagttgaagaaggacATCCACTTCAGGATGGAAGCATAGTCCTGCTTGGTCTTGCCGAGAAGAGTGGTCTTCTCGTTCTGGGAGGTGACTGCATCTAGTTAGCGAAGCTCGCGGCAAGCTGGCAAGATAAAAAAGATGAGAGGGGTTGCGTAGTCAGAAGTTAGACGGTATCCACAAATGAACTCTTGAGAGACATTTCAGACAGGGATAACTGTATAGAATATGCTAGGTCATCATTCGCAAGGGAGGGGAAACAGAAAAAAACGGTGCCACAGCAGGCATCATAGCTTCACGTACTGTAAATGGCAATGGCGATGCACTCAGAGAGAGCGAAgccatcctcgccaacaaAGGCGGGGATCTTGCCGAGAccgttggccttgaggtGCTCAGCGGTAGCGTTgcccttctcagcctcgacGATGTTGAGCTCGATGTCGTTCGCCTTGGCtacagccttgatggcagtAGAGCGGCAGTTGTTCTGAAAGAACGGACCAGTCAGTAACGACGCTCAGAAAAGC
This is a stretch of genomic DNA from Fusarium graminearum PH-1 chromosome 4, whole genome shotgun sequence. It encodes these proteins:
- a CDS encoding elongation factor 1-gamma 1, encoding MAFGTLFTRENNCRSTAIKAVAKANDIELNIVEAEKGNATAEHLKANGLGKIPAFVGEDGFALSECIAIAIYITSQNEKTTLLGKTKQDYASILKWMSFFNSEVLPNLIAWFSPLKGDSPYNKKTVDEAIKATEKNFAVVEEYLLHNTFLVSERITLADLFAAAIATRGFQYFFDKHWRAEHPAVTRWFDTVRSQPIFSEVAEKVELLETVTLTNPPKKADQPKKEAKKEAKKEAKKEAAPAPAAAAAPAEAPAADEAPAAPKAKHPLEALGRPSFPLDEWKRQYSNIKDHNEAMKYFWDNFNFEEWSIWKVDYKYNEELTLTFMSNNLIGGFNNRLEGSRKYIFGCAAVYGENNDSVIQGAFVIRGQEHVPAFDVAPDWESYEFVKLDPSKPEDRQFVEDAWGWEKDITVNGKVYKLADGKVFK